From the Argopecten irradians isolate NY chromosome 13, Ai_NY, whole genome shotgun sequence genome, one window contains:
- the LOC138305943 gene encoding uncharacterized protein: METDSYSKTEHAENSNLPQPAEDGAFISDEIISSHVPSPNKDISASSSDTDSGNENSYDIENSLCKYDDYSYMYDDVDDDDDDGGGGVPDGHRNEDIQNEGQIHEDSQNEGQTNENTNSQDEEQRKEDSQLDEEQRNESFQEENEQIHKKNCYTKIQI, encoded by the exons ATGGAAACTGACTCATATTCCAAGACAGAACATGCTGAAAATAGTAATCTGCCACAACCAGCTGAAGATGGTGCTTTTATTTCTGATG AAATCATATCGAGTCATGTGCCAAGCCCAAACAAAGACATCAGTGCTTCAAGCAGTGACACAGACAGTGGCAATGAGAATTCATATGACATAGAAAATTCACTCTGTAAATATGACGACTACTCATACATGTACGacgatgttgatgatgatgatgatgatggtggtggtggtgttccAGATGGACATAGAAATGAGGATATTCAGAATGAAGGACAGATACATGAGGATAGTCAGAATGAAGGACAGACAAATGAGAATACTAATAGTCAGGATGAAGAACAGAGAAAGGAGGATAGTCAGTTGGATGAAGAACAGAGAAATGAAAGTTTTCAGGAAGAAAATGAGCAGATTCACAAGAAGAATTGTTATACAAAGATACAAATTTAA